The DNA window GAAATGAAACTTCTCGCCTGGTTCTTGTAGTCGGCTGCATAATTAACCTTGGATGGCTGCTTCCTATGTGATCATTTAACATTGGTGTGTATCTGTTGGTTTTAAAACAAATTGTCAGAATTAACAAAGTACAGAACAACATAGATAGAAAGCAAATTCACAAACCTAGGTAAGATTGAAGGACCTGGTCCTCTCCTTTCCTGGATCAATACCATTCCACCATAACTCTGCAACAGCACACCAAATTAGTCACTGAAAATCCATGGGAAAGAAGAAATTCCCAATTTACATAACAGAGAATACCACTTACTGGATAATCTCCTCCATGGGAATAAGATGGTCCGACCTGGTGACTGGTTGGGGTTGTTGTCCATTCCCAATCGTTATTATTGCTTGGAAGATAATAACCCTGTTCGTGTTCGGTCGGCAGACCGAATGGCCTAGACAACCCGAACAGAGGATTGGGAGCTTCATTTCTCTGTCCGGGCACCCAAACTCGTGGCCTTGGAAAACCATTACTCATTGGAAAAATATTTGGTTTCCTTTCTTTTCTATGAGAAGTTATATCAATGTAAGGTTAACCTGATGAGAAATATCTTGATGAAGCCATTATTCTCTTCCTACCATAAAAGAGATGCCTTTTTATTGGCCATCACTAAGAAAAGAATCCTATTCTGAAATCTCAACTTTTTTTGGTCTTTgctatgtttttctttttaagaatcTTTAGAAATATATCATCACATGAGCACATCAAAGAGagaacaaaagaaagaaaaggcATCGACGATAAGTATTGGTTTCTCACCAGAAATCTCGACAATTGCAGATTCCATCTCTGAAGTGATGAAACCTACTGGCATCTCTAACAGTAATCTCCCTGTTTGAAATAATACTAATGTATTTGAATGCAGCATGGCAGTCACCACAAACCCTCAAATTCTTGTTGATAAGAATAGGTTTGTTGTTAGATGCAGGTAAACTAAGAAGAGCAAAGGCAACAGCCAATTTCTCACTATGATAAAGGAGAATgctttctttctcttcctcttcaaCATCTTGCATCACAAAACCAGATCCCAAGCTATTATTATAACCCATCTTCTTCATTTCCATTAACAGCTCCCCAAGTTTTTTGTATATCTCTTCTGATCTAGCGTGCGAACGATCTCCTCCCACGAACCCATGAACAACGCGGTTAATCTCCACCCAACTACATCCCGGGATTTTCTTGAATCCCCAGTTTCTTTGAGCAATTCTCGCATCTGCAGCATCGTTCCATCTCCCAGCATCGCTGTACATGTTCGATAAGAGGACAAAGTTTCCCGTGCTCTCGGGTCCAATAGACTGAATTTTAAAAGCTACTTTTTCGCCAAGTTCAATATTTTTGTAAACTTTACAGCCCGAAAGCAATGCACTCCATATTCGAACATCAGGATCAATAGGCATTCTCTGAATAAAACGATAGGCCTCATCCAATTCTCCAACACGGCCCAAAAGATCGACCATGCACACGTAATGCTCCATCCTAGGGTTAATATGGTAATCACTCGTCATTGAATGGAACAGCATCCTTCCTTCTGAAACTAGCCCAGAATGGCTGCAGGCAGACAAGACTGAAATGAAACTCATGTCATCTGGACTTATCCTAGACTTCTGCAAATCGTGGAACAATTTAACAGCTTCATTTCCATGTCCATGAATTCCGTAACCGAAAATCATCGTGTTCCACGAGACAATATCTCTTGTGTGCATACCATCGAAAACTAGCCTGGCCGCATGTAACTTCCCACATTTCGAGTACATGTCAATTAGTGCATTACAAATAGAAATGTTTTCAGTAAACCCTTGCATAACTGAATATCCATGGCAGCTAATGCCATGCTGGAGGGCTGCCAGTTGAGAACAAGCAGGCAAGACGCCAACCATTGTGGCTGAATCGGGCTGAATTCCCGATAACTGCATCTTCTTGAAAACAACCAAAGCTTCTTTCGCATAACCGCTTTGGGTGCACCCTGAAATGAAAGCGCTATAAGAAACAGCGTCTTTATTCACCATTTCGTTGAACCAGGCCTCGGCCTCGCTCAATATTCCGCACTTAGCATACATTGAGAGGAGAGTATTAGCCAGCATGAGATCGGAAACAAAACCAATTTTAATAAGAAGACCGTGTATACTTCTTCCTCTTCCGAGATCAGTAAGCATCGCGGAAAGGCGAAGTATGGCTCCTAGCGTAACAACTGACAAGGAAGTGGAATCGTTGAGCAAccttttttcaaacaatttcaGCGCTTCATTAAGATACCCGCATGCTATGCACGATCCAATCATAGCACTCCAAGTCACTTCGTTCTTGAAACTTAACGCGTCGAAAATTCTACTAGCATAAGAAAGGCAGGCACACTTACCATACATATCAATCAATCCTGTCGCAACCATAACATCGTTATGAAAATTCTTCTTCATACCATAAGCGTGCAATGCCTTCCCTTGAACCAAAGCAGATGATTCTCCAACTGCAGGAAGAACCGAAACAATTGTGGAGGAATTAGGACTTAATCCTGCTTCCTGCATTTGAAAAATCAATCTAATCACATCATCATACAATCCATGCAATGAAAAACCAGCAATTATGGCATTCCAAGCCACAACATCTCTCATAGGCATTGCATCGAACACCTCTCTTGCTTCTTTCAAAGAACCACATTTTGCATAGAAATCAACCAAGGCAGTGCAAATATAGACGTCAGAATCAAACCCAGCAAGTTTAGCATGTTCGTGAACCTCTTTCCCATCTTCTATGGCCTGCAAACCCGAGCAAGCCTTTAGAACAAAAGGGTACGTATAATTATTGGGTCTTACTCCAGATTCAAGCATTTCACGATACAATGAAATTGCTTTATCAAATGGTCCTTCCCAAGCGTAGCCTCTGATGATCGAATTCCAAATGGAgactttgtttttcttttctggGTGAGGAATTTGGTCGAGCACTTGGTGGGCGAGAGCTGTTTTATTACAGGCAATGTACAAACGAGAGAGCTTCTCCAAGACGATGATACTGTCGCCATGAAATTCGGGATGATGACAGTTCTTGAGAAAATGTTGATGGATTAACTTGCCTGGTTTGAGTAATTTGGATTGAATACAATCTTCGAGAAGCTTTATATAAGAAGAAATACAGATTTTGCTGTGTATAGTTTCCAACATAGGACCTCGACATGACATCTGTAGAACGTCTTTTTGTTGGATGATGGAGAAATTGTTCACAAATAATAAGGTTCAAATAATAACTACACTCATACAGCGAGAATAGTATTAATACatagataaattaaatttgaaaaatgtataattttttttttataaatttcttgaaaattatttatttattattactaatttttaaatatttcatttaaatattaatttataatatatatatatatatatatattaacaaatttaataatattttttaatactcAAAACTCATAACTGTCtgaaactagttttttttatcaagaccTATGTCAGGGACAAAGTGCCACATTGAGTGCATATGTCATTGCTATTCATTTTTTCGAAAGAATTTTACCTAAGTCAATAGCTCGGGCAGGCGAGCAATATTGTAAGACAGCAAGATTATCCCTTTAGGATTTACTAGAACAAACTCACGACTTTAATAGAAAGAAAGGGCAAGCTATTTGGAGCTCTTCAACTAAACTCATTGGCTTCGCGTTCACGTCGCTTCGTCACTGGGACGGTCTTCCTCCAATGACAGGTCTAGAAAGTAAGTGTTTAATGAGGTTGCACTTTGTCATTTGTAAGAGTTTCTCTAAGTCCCATGTTGTAAGAGTTTTTCTAAGTCCCATGTCTCGTAAACTCCACGCAATCTATATGTATCTCATATACTCTTTTCGTGTCATATGCgccttgatttttattttattttcttgccagTACAATATGTTTTTAGGTCTTGTAATAAGCAAGTTCCCCATCTTCATTATTCAAGGCAAAATTCTAATTTAACAATATCCTCGAGTTGTaagatttctttctttttggtTGCTCAGCACATTTATTGGCCAAATTGAGGTCTTGATTTGAATGTGTCACATAAGATAACTGAATGCATAAGAGATTCTGGAGGCGGAATGGAAGGCTACAAAGACTCTCCGGTAATCAAAAGATACTAGAGCAGAACTCGAAGTTAATCCTATTGAGATTCTTTCCATCTCCTCCGGTTTGATAGTCCGACCGTAGTGATGTTAACTGTGATTAAATCCATAAGTTGCTTTGttcatttttattctatttCATATATGTTTGAGGATCCACCTAGACCTCGATTTATGTGTTATTTATCTattcatactttttttttgcTAATTTTGGTGATCGACAAAATAGTTTGGATGATTTATTGACCAAAATAGACATTTAAACAATTGACGTCATTTTACTAAATTGTTTGATTGGTTCGGTTTAAACGATTAAACTATCGATTTAATCGGTTTTATCAATTGACACATTtgttaaaatagattaaaaaaatataataacaaatagtattcattatatatttacgaacaattaacaataatattatgacTAAGATTCGGTAATATAGTTCATGAACAATATTTAccaataattttataacaaaattgcaataaatatacattatgaaaaaaaatatataaataaggttatattgtatttataagaataatatcatgaattaaaagatctactaaataaaaataaataaattgatctcCAAAACACTAATGATACTAACATCACTGATCACCCTAATAGTAAGTCAATTTGTATacaaatgataataattaatattactgaTAGTTTGctaacaaattttcttttattattattttttttttgtttaaaggTGTGTTTTAcctaataattataatcatattattcttaaaaaaatatgtgttttaACCTAATAGTAATAATCCATTTCTAATCACTTTCGTTTTTAAGGTCCAATTCTCGATCTCGACTTATTTAAACATTTGATCAGTTTTAAGGTTCAATTCACATTCCCTACTTATTTAAACACTCGACTTATTTAAACATTTGATCAGTTTTAAGGTTCAATTCACATTCCCTACTTATTTAAACATTTGATCAGTTACTCATCACTATCGATTGGTCGGTTCGGTGACAATAAACCTACAAATCAAATCGTTAAAATCGATTGGGTAAAAAAAAACGTTTCTGTTTGGGTTGAGCGGTTTCGGGTCGAACAACTAATTACATCATTACCCAATTCCATATAATTAGAACAGTAAAATAAAAGTATCTCCAATATTGTAGAGATTCTAGAGAGGATATgaatattagaaatatttttcaaaaatattataaacttgtaaaatcaATTATCATGTACAATAATAAAGTCACAGTATTACAATAAAATGAATCAAGAAAAGCACCTCCAAAAGTACACAAATTCAAAACTAAGAAGAAATCATCATATTATACAATTCATTAAATTTTACATGATGAAGAATAATGGCAAAATTCAttccttttttttcatttctacaATCAACTCTCTAGTAAAAGAAGCTCAAGGTCGAGTGTAGAAGTTCGGGAAAGGTTTGAGAAATAACTAAATCAACGGGCAATCAACAATCTAATCACGAAGATCATCATCCATCTCATCCTCGAGAATAACATATTTGGAAGCATCATTTTTCTGCAGCGACGCAATTGAATCCTCTCCTCCGCCTTTTCCCCCCTTTTGTAGCTTCAAATACCTACAAAAAACACTCTCTAATTTAAGTTCATCTTTCAGATAACACACTACTTTGACATCAATACTTACTTGTACCAGTTGAATAAACCAACACCAATCATAATCGTGATTAGACCAATCCCCTTCAACCATGTAAATTCATCATGGAAATAAAATACCGCAACCTGAaccaaatattataagaatttgGTATAATCTTCAATATCGACTATCGAGTAAAAAAAGGGTTTTGCATGCAATTAAAGTATACCAAAATAGTGACAGACTCCTTGACGACCCCTGCTATTGTTACAGTCACCGCACTAGTAACCGACACAAGAATGTACTCTGTCAGAACCTACgagaaattaatgaaaaaaaacatttatacccGTCTGGAACtagtaaaaaatcaaaatgataaaaaagaaaGGAAATGTAGATTTCAGATTATTTACCATAAAAAAGGCAAGTGTGCCACCAAAGAGCATAAGAAAGCAGCTTTGGGTGAAATGCCATGAACTATCAAAGTAATTGCTATTTCTAAATTCATCCCAAGGATCCAATAAAAGAGATAGTATTGCAGTCACAGCTGCCATTACTGGAGATAGATAGCTCATCAGGATAAGCGGGTTTTTCAAACCTGAATATTAATAAAACCAAAACATACTGTATTTCTCAGCATTCTGCAGTTTATCCTCTTATTACAACAATAATTTCTGTGACAGAAACTGGTAGTGCTTACTTACCATAGTCTTCTTTCTTTGTATCCATTTTGCAATGTCACAGCAACATTTTAGATCAGTACATTCTAGGAGAAATCAAATTATCCAGAaacatcaaatatataaataagtaccTGAAGAAGAATTTGAGTCATGCACCATCTAAAACCGGACATAACTGCAGCAAGCATTACGAAAAGGAATCCCCAGAATTCAAATTCTGCTTCTTTCGCAACTAAAACAACAAACCCCCAACACAATCAATCAAGTCATAAATTAGATCGAGTCGTTAATGATGCAATAATGACTAAACCAAATATACCTGTAAGCAATACACCAGCAGAGATAACAACGATGATGCCAAGTAACTTCATGCTTGGTGATTCCAACCTATCATTTCGAGTCATGGAAACAAGGTGTAGGCAGTGAAGAGGACGAAGCTCAAcagaaaaaaaacaaagagaaaataatagTACCTGAATGCAAATGCAAATAAAAGCAAGAATATTGGAGCAGCAGATTTACACTGAAAATCAGACATATATCAccaattcattttttctttcttttctgtAATAAAGAAATTTACGCAGTTTTATACAAGGATGACGAACCATAGTAGCAAAAGTGACAGAGATGAAAACCAGGGATTCATTGCTCAGGTTAACATCCAATGCAGTTGATAGAGCAGTTGGTACAACTGCAAATCGAAAGGCAAATTCCCATCTTCATATTTTTcgaaacattaaaaaataatgcaaAATCTAATGGATGTGAAGACTGGAAGTACACCTCTCACAAAGTAGTCCCTCCATGACATTGGAATTCCAGGCTGAAATCTTTTAGACCAAAACCACGTAATTCCCTGCGATAATATGGCTTGCATCGCAAAA is part of the Impatiens glandulifera chromosome 1, dImpGla2.1, whole genome shotgun sequence genome and encodes:
- the LOC124918899 gene encoding pentatricopeptide repeat-containing protein At3g16610, which gives rise to MSCRGPMLETIHSKICISSYIKLLEDCIQSKLLKPGKLIHQHFLKNCHHPEFHGDSIIVLEKLSRLYIACNKTALAHQVLDQIPHPEKKNKVSIWNSIIRGYAWEGPFDKAISLYREMLESGVRPNNYTYPFVLKACSGLQAIEDGKEVHEHAKLAGFDSDVYICTALVDFYAKCGSLKEAREVFDAMPMRDVVAWNAIIAGFSLHGLYDDVIRLIFQMQEAGLSPNSSTIVSVLPAVGESSALVQGKALHAYGMKKNFHNDVMVATGLIDMYGKCACLSYASRIFDALSFKNEVTWSAMIGSCIACGYLNEALKLFEKRLLNDSTSLSVVTLGAILRLSAMLTDLGRGRSIHGLLIKIGFVSDLMLANTLLSMYAKCGILSEAEAWFNEMVNKDAVSYSAFISGCTQSGYAKEALVVFKKMQLSGIQPDSATMVGVLPACSQLAALQHGISCHGYSVMQGFTENISICNALIDMYSKCGKLHAARLVFDGMHTRDIVSWNTMIFGYGIHGHGNEAVKLFHDLQKSRISPDDMSFISVLSACSHSGLVSEGRMLFHSMTSDYHINPRMEHYVCMVDLLGRVGELDEAYRFIQRMPIDPDVRIWSALLSGCKVYKNIELGEKVAFKIQSIGPESTGNFVLLSNMYSDAGRWNDAADARIAQRNWGFKKIPGCSWVEINRVVHGFVGGDRSHARSEEIYKKLGELLMEMKKMGYNNSLGSGFVMQDVEEEEKESILLYHSEKLAVAFALLSLPASNNKPILINKNLRVCGDCHAAFKYISIISNREITVRDASRFHHFRDGICNCRDFW
- the LOC124920748 gene encoding probable sugar phosphate/phosphate translocator At1g06470, with the protein product MLQSNLNEEEIKTSDIKNSQTESESESEFESLVLPRDPSFSGWSDDIADFRSDHLLGKSADIVEDFRFELPLSELQTGPEKELLKMKNMQTNGVHGNETSAFDEAISSEKVIAFNIENGSRRVGSYSNSVNGYDSIDSHDGESQSRIVSKNPISASDVLKTLFFILVWYTFSTFLTLYNKTLLGDHLGKFPAPLLMNTVHFAMQAILSQGITWFWSKRFQPGIPMSWRDYFVRVVPTALSTALDVNLSNESLVFISVTFATMCKSAAPIFLLLFAFAFRLESPSMKLLGIIVVISAGVLLTVAKEAEFEFWGFLFVMLAAVMSGFRWCMTQILLQKEDYGLKNPLILMSYLSPVMAAVTAILSLLLDPWDEFRNSNYFDSSWHFTQSCFLMLFGGTLAFFMVLTEYILVSVTSAVTVTIAGVVKESVTILVAVFYFHDEFTWLKGIGLITIMIGVGLFNWYKYLKLQKGGKGGGEDSIASLQKNDASKYVILEDEMDDDLRD